A section of the Alkalicoccobacillus plakortidis genome encodes:
- a CDS encoding carbohydrate ABC transporter permease gives MIPLFLLFNQLGWVGTNLPLIVPAFFGVPFSIFLLRQFFKGLPDTLREAAKIDGASEWRIYWQIMFPLAKPAVLAIALFQFMASWTDFLGPLIYLTNEASYTLSLGLQQFQNQQGSQWHMMMAVSTLMTLPIIILFFFMQKTFIKGITFTGIKG, from the coding sequence ATGATCCCACTTTTTCTGCTTTTTAATCAGCTAGGCTGGGTTGGAACCAATCTTCCGTTAATTGTACCTGCATTTTTTGGGGTCCCCTTCTCTATCTTTTTGCTCAGACAATTTTTTAAAGGACTTCCCGACACTTTACGAGAAGCAGCCAAAATTGACGGCGCTAGCGAATGGAGAATTTACTGGCAGATCATGTTTCCTCTTGCCAAACCAGCAGTGTTAGCAATTGCTTTGTTTCAATTTATGGCATCATGGACCGACTTTCTTGGACCACTCATCTATTTGACCAATGAAGCCTCATACACTCTTTCACTTGGTCTACAGCAATTTCAAAATCAACAGGGTTCTCAGTGGCACATGATGATGGCTGTCTCCACTCTCATGACTTTACCAATTATCATTCTCTTTTTCTTCATGCAAAAAACATTTATAAAAGGTATTACCTTCACAGGAATTAAAGGATAA
- a CDS encoding helix-turn-helix domain-containing protein, with the protein MVAYSDVQHEHVLKENALKQPIQCHMEHSSPSNQIANPHFHEAIELLFSFSGKAKMFVGGETFVMEEGDLVIINSNEVHSIFAEEGEDTRYLVIKLEPEVLYSTSRSIFESKYVLPFTMAKTSPQTLLTKKETSHTAISTIIDQIMKEFYLKEYGYDFAIRIQICSIFLEVLRYWRNHGVAIRETEPYNEVELNLMREVFDLIEKQFSTAITARDAAKHCKLSYSYFSRKIKMITGRSFTELLNYVRVTEAEKLLSTTNLTVTEIAVTVGYSSTSYFIQQFRGFKQTSPYQFRKKLAANDLK; encoded by the coding sequence ATGGTTGCTTATTCAGACGTACAGCATGAACATGTGTTAAAAGAAAATGCATTAAAACAACCCATCCAGTGTCATATGGAGCACAGCTCCCCATCCAATCAAATTGCAAATCCTCACTTCCATGAAGCAATTGAATTATTGTTTTCTTTCTCAGGCAAAGCAAAAATGTTTGTAGGAGGAGAAACGTTTGTTATGGAAGAAGGTGATTTAGTTATCATCAACTCAAATGAAGTTCACTCCATATTTGCTGAAGAAGGTGAAGATACGCGATACCTCGTCATTAAGCTTGAGCCAGAGGTGTTATATTCAACATCACGATCAATCTTTGAATCAAAGTATGTTCTACCTTTTACGATGGCTAAAACAAGTCCGCAGACACTATTAACAAAAAAAGAAACGAGTCATACAGCTATTTCAACCATTATCGATCAAATCATGAAAGAGTTTTATTTGAAAGAGTATGGATATGATTTTGCCATCCGAATTCAAATTTGCTCGATCTTTTTAGAGGTGCTTAGATACTGGAGGAATCATGGTGTCGCTATACGAGAAACAGAGCCATACAATGAGGTGGAACTTAACTTAATGCGAGAAGTGTTTGATTTAATTGAGAAACAATTTTCTACAGCAATTACTGCTAGGGATGCGGCAAAGCACTGTAAGTTGAGCTATAGTTATTTCTCGCGCAAGATCAAAATGATAACCGGACGTTCTTTTACTGAGCTCTTAAACTATGTACGTGTAACAGAGGCAGAAAAGCTTTTATCCACAACGAATTTAACCGTTACAGAAATTGCTGTTACAGTTGGTTATTCTAGTACAAGTTATTTTATTCAACAGTTTAGAGGGTTTAAGCAAACATCCCCATATCAATTCAGAAAAAAGTTAGCCGCTAACGATCTGAAATAA
- a CDS encoding 6-phospho-alpha-glucosidase, producing the protein MKKFNILVVGGGSTWTPGLLKSMCVRQESFPINQLTMLDTNADRQKVIGDFANVLFNEEYPDIKFQYTTDKEVAFNQELDFVFVQMRTGGFKMREQDEKIPLSLGVIGQETCGPGGFAYGMRSIKDMIELVHDVRKYNKEAWILNYTNPAAIVADALKRVFPDDNHILNICDQPENLLRSYGRLLDRDPRSFDPVYFGLNHFGWFTHLYDETGYDLLPELRDKILDGGFRPVDFEQRDKSWLETYAMVEQMVKDFPEYLPNTYLQYYLYPDKVLNKLDPDFTRSNEVMAGREKRVFTECKRVAEVGTAQDSSVVHNDAHGEFIIIVAESIAYNRGDHFVVILENNGIVENLPNDAMIEVAASLTKQGPRPYAVGEIPTFYKGLIEGQFAYEKLTVEAFLEGSYQKALQALTLNRTIVSAGKAREVLDALIEANKDYWPTLT; encoded by the coding sequence ATGAAGAAATTTAATATCTTAGTTGTCGGTGGAGGAAGTACATGGACACCAGGTTTACTTAAAAGCATGTGTGTCAGACAAGAGTCTTTTCCAATTAATCAATTAACCATGCTTGATACAAATGCAGATCGTCAAAAGGTTATTGGTGACTTTGCAAACGTTCTATTTAATGAAGAGTATCCCGATATCAAGTTTCAATATACAACAGATAAAGAAGTAGCGTTTAATCAAGAGCTTGATTTTGTTTTTGTCCAAATGCGCACTGGTGGTTTCAAAATGCGTGAGCAGGATGAAAAGATCCCACTAAGCCTTGGTGTCATTGGTCAGGAGACATGTGGACCAGGTGGATTTGCGTATGGAATGCGTTCCATTAAAGATATGATTGAGCTTGTTCATGACGTGCGCAAGTATAATAAAGAAGCGTGGATTTTAAACTATACAAACCCTGCCGCTATTGTAGCGGATGCCTTAAAGCGGGTATTTCCTGATGACAATCACATCTTAAATATTTGTGATCAGCCTGAGAACCTTCTTCGCTCATATGGACGTCTCCTAGATCGTGACCCTCGTAGCTTTGACCCTGTATATTTTGGGTTAAACCACTTTGGTTGGTTTACGCACTTATATGATGAGACTGGGTACGACCTCCTTCCAGAACTTCGTGATAAGATCTTAGATGGTGGCTTTAGACCAGTTGACTTTGAACAACGTGACAAGTCATGGCTTGAAACGTACGCGATGGTTGAACAAATGGTCAAAGATTTCCCTGAGTATTTGCCTAATACGTATCTTCAGTATTATTTATATCCAGATAAAGTATTAAACAAGCTTGATCCTGACTTCACTCGTAGCAATGAAGTAATGGCAGGACGTGAGAAACGAGTATTTACTGAATGTAAACGAGTTGCGGAAGTTGGAACGGCCCAAGATTCATCCGTTGTGCACAACGACGCACATGGGGAGTTTATCATTATTGTCGCAGAATCGATTGCCTATAATCGTGGAGATCACTTTGTTGTCATTCTTGAAAACAATGGCATAGTTGAAAACCTGCCAAATGACGCCATGATTGAAGTAGCCGCTAGTTTAACAAAACAAGGTCCTCGTCCATACGCGGTTGGTGAGATTCCTACTTTCTATAAAGGATTAATTGAGGGACAGTTTGCTTACGAAAAACTGACAGTAGAAGCGTTCCTTGAGGGTTCATATCAAAAAGCGCTACAAGCCTTAACACTTAATCGTACAATCGTTTCAGCAGGCAAAGCAAGAGAAGTTCTTGATGCGTTAATTGAAGCAAACAAAGACTATTGGCCAACATTAACTTAA
- a CDS encoding Gfo/Idh/MocA family protein — protein sequence MVKVAMLSRWHVHANDYAKEAIENKDIEIVAVWDEDSSRGQNWAEELQVDFESDLTTLLAREDIEAVIVDTPTNLHREVIVAAAQARKHIFTEKVLAFTASECEEIFKEVKSNEVSLMLSLPRLNDPTYLYSQKALDDGLLGELTSIRCRLEHGGAVPSDANPNGWLPEHFYHAEQCGGGALIDLGAHPIYLTNRLAGDVEAVLCEMGRYTGREVDDHTTVITRHQSGVIGVIEAGFVANGSPFILELHGTKGSILVEDRTLKIRSIELGDGEWQTPELPEQAESAMQQWLNEILHSQTPRITQKDMLDLTRINEAAKESSEQGKRISLG from the coding sequence ATGGTAAAGGTAGCAATGCTAAGTCGGTGGCATGTCCATGCAAATGATTATGCGAAAGAAGCAATTGAAAATAAAGATATAGAAATTGTTGCGGTATGGGATGAGGATTCCTCGCGCGGTCAAAACTGGGCCGAAGAGCTTCAAGTTGATTTTGAATCTGATTTAACTACACTACTTGCAAGAGAGGATATTGAAGCGGTTATTGTTGATACCCCAACAAATCTGCATAGAGAAGTCATTGTTGCAGCCGCTCAAGCACGAAAACATATATTCACGGAAAAAGTCTTAGCGTTTACGGCCTCAGAATGCGAAGAGATTTTTAAAGAAGTTAAAAGCAATGAAGTTTCGCTGATGCTCTCATTACCGAGATTAAATGACCCTACTTATCTTTATTCACAGAAAGCATTAGATGATGGCTTATTAGGTGAATTAACCTCGATTCGCTGCCGCCTCGAGCATGGAGGAGCCGTTCCAAGCGATGCCAATCCAAATGGTTGGCTTCCTGAGCATTTTTATCACGCGGAGCAATGTGGAGGAGGCGCACTCATTGATTTAGGTGCACATCCGATTTATTTAACAAACCGTCTAGCAGGTGATGTAGAAGCAGTTCTTTGTGAGATGGGCCGTTATACGGGAAGAGAAGTGGATGATCATACAACGGTGATCACACGACATCAATCAGGCGTAATAGGTGTCATTGAGGCTGGATTTGTGGCAAACGGCAGCCCCTTTATCCTTGAATTACATGGCACAAAGGGCAGTATCCTAGTAGAAGATCGAACACTTAAAATTCGTTCGATTGAACTTGGAGACGGAGAATGGCAAACACCAGAGCTCCCAGAACAAGCGGAAAGTGCCATGCAGCAATGGCTGAACGAAATCCTGCACAGCCAAACACCACGCATTACACAAAAGGATATGCTTGACCTTACTAGAATAAACGAAGCAGCAAAAGAATCATCAGAGCAAGGGAAACGAATTTCATTAGGATAA
- a CDS encoding carbohydrate ABC transporter permease, with translation MSALAKKRMQSVYAHTVLILASILFLVPFVWMVSTSLKPLTQVFSFPPEFIPSPFQWENYIEATKYIPFWRYTLNTAVITIASTIGVIISCPLVAYSFAKLKWRGRNTLFVITIGVMMIPSSSNNDPTFSAF, from the coding sequence ATGAGTGCATTAGCAAAAAAACGAATGCAAAGTGTATATGCTCATACAGTTCTAATTCTTGCATCCATTCTGTTCTTAGTTCCGTTTGTATGGATGGTTTCAACCTCTTTAAAGCCACTCACTCAGGTATTTAGTTTTCCACCTGAATTCATTCCAAGTCCGTTTCAATGGGAGAATTATATTGAAGCAACAAAATACATTCCGTTTTGGCGATATACTTTAAATACTGCGGTTATCACCATTGCTAGTACGATTGGGGTTATCATCAGCTGCCCACTTGTTGCGTACAGTTTCGCTAAGCTAAAATGGCGCGGACGTAACACATTATTTGTGATTACAATTGGCGTGATGATGATTCCAAGCTCAAGTAACAATGATCCCACTTTTTCTGCTTTTTAA
- a CDS encoding ABC transporter substrate-binding protein, protein MARSSDYKRYLLIGISTIFVTAGCQATETSEEIEEPISVEGKTTVSYWHNHTGRGQEALEQVVEDFNRSQEDIFVQAIYSASSEGDDQRLLTAIAGGNPPDLAHFDRFKVAQYAAEDSLESLTPFIERDSFDMGKYYDYAAMETMYNDEYYAIPLTTDSRLLFYNKDRFEEVGLDPDNPPSTIEELDEAIDRLSVFESGNIKQLGMVPWTAQGWFYTWGWSFGGEFYDENTGEVTLTDPKNIEALEWLVSFAEKYDAATITSFDTAQGSNEMDPFNLELYSMKVDGPFAISNIEQYNPDLNFGVTPIPTPTGDNFTTWSGGMSLIMPKGAKHPDEAWEFMKYYGSEEAQRTFSEIDNQMSVIDTVNEELYSDDPIMSEFIDILPNSNARPPIANGQLLWNKLDKMVEYAIHGRGEPEELLEKVNKRVNEQ, encoded by the coding sequence ATGGCGAGGTCTTCTGACTACAAACGTTATCTATTAATAGGGATCAGCACAATCTTTGTGACTGCAGGCTGTCAGGCCACAGAAACTTCAGAAGAAATAGAAGAACCTATCTCTGTAGAAGGTAAAACAACGGTCTCATACTGGCATAATCATACTGGTAGAGGTCAGGAAGCACTCGAACAGGTTGTAGAGGATTTTAATAGAAGTCAGGAAGATATTTTTGTTCAAGCCATTTATAGTGCCTCATCTGAGGGAGACGATCAACGGTTACTAACGGCTATTGCCGGTGGTAACCCCCCTGATCTTGCCCACTTTGACCGCTTTAAAGTGGCTCAATATGCTGCTGAGGATTCGTTGGAATCTCTTACACCATTTATTGAGAGAGATAGCTTTGATATGGGTAAGTATTATGACTATGCAGCAATGGAAACAATGTACAATGATGAATACTACGCAATCCCGCTGACTACTGATTCAAGGCTTTTATTCTATAACAAAGATCGTTTTGAAGAAGTTGGTCTTGATCCAGATAATCCACCTTCTACGATTGAGGAATTAGATGAGGCTATTGATCGCTTATCTGTTTTTGAAAGCGGTAACATTAAACAATTAGGTATGGTGCCGTGGACGGCTCAAGGCTGGTTTTATACGTGGGGCTGGTCATTTGGTGGAGAGTTTTATGATGAAAATACTGGTGAAGTCACATTGACTGACCCGAAAAATATCGAAGCACTTGAATGGCTTGTAAGCTTTGCAGAAAAATATGATGCGGCAACCATTACTAGTTTTGATACGGCTCAGGGAAGTAATGAGATGGATCCATTTAACCTTGAGTTATATAGTATGAAAGTTGATGGTCCGTTTGCGATATCAAATATTGAACAGTACAACCCTGACTTAAACTTTGGTGTAACACCTATCCCAACACCAACCGGAGATAACTTCACTACATGGTCGGGCGGAATGTCGCTTATTATGCCTAAAGGAGCAAAACATCCTGACGAGGCATGGGAATTCATGAAATACTACGGGAGCGAGGAAGCTCAACGTACCTTTAGTGAGATCGATAACCAAATGTCAGTCATTGATACCGTAAATGAAGAGCTGTATAGTGATGATCCGATTATGAGCGAATTTATCGACATTCTCCCAAACTCAAATGCACGTCCTCCTATTGCTAATGGTCAGCTACTTTGGAACAAGCTCGATAAAATGGTTGAGTATGCGATTCATGGTCGAGGAGAGCCTGAAGAATTATTAGAAAAGGTAAACAAACGTGTAAATGAGCAGTAG
- a CDS encoding Gfo/Idh/MocA family protein — translation MEKVVRVGIIGCGGIANGKQMPSLAKVKEVQMVAFCDIVQERAEKAAADYGTEEAKVYTDFTELLSDTSIDVVHVCTPNKSHSTISIAAMEADKHVLCEKPMAKTAQEAREMVEVAKRTGKKLTIGYDNRYRNDSLYLKELVEQDELGEVYYAKAHAVRRRAVPTWGVFLNEEEQGGGPLIDIGTHAIDLTLWTMDNYKVKSVVGNVYYKLSNTENAANAFGPWDPKEFTVEDSAFAFITMENGATVSLEASWALNTLDVDEAKTTLCGTKAGADMRDGLRINGEKLSRLYVTKPDLNAGGVAYYDGGTESQADREARLWIESILNDTEPFVKPEQALVVSEILEAIYESSKTGKTIYFDQKEQFSTSS, via the coding sequence ATGGAAAAGGTCGTACGAGTAGGAATCATTGGTTGCGGGGGAATTGCGAATGGCAAACAAATGCCAAGCCTAGCAAAAGTTAAAGAGGTACAGATGGTTGCGTTCTGTGACATCGTTCAGGAACGTGCAGAAAAGGCTGCAGCTGATTATGGGACTGAGGAAGCAAAGGTCTACACAGACTTCACTGAGCTTTTAAGTGATACATCGATTGATGTAGTCCATGTATGCACACCGAACAAATCGCATTCAACAATCAGTATTGCTGCAATGGAAGCTGATAAACATGTTCTTTGTGAAAAACCAATGGCAAAAACAGCCCAAGAAGCACGTGAAATGGTAGAAGTAGCCAAACGCACTGGGAAAAAGCTGACGATTGGATATGACAATCGTTATCGTAATGACTCTCTTTACTTAAAAGAACTAGTTGAACAGGATGAGCTTGGTGAAGTTTATTATGCAAAAGCTCATGCCGTACGTCGCAGAGCTGTTCCTACTTGGGGAGTTTTCTTAAATGAAGAAGAACAAGGTGGCGGACCGTTAATTGATATCGGTACACATGCCATTGATTTAACACTTTGGACAATGGATAATTACAAGGTCAAAAGTGTTGTTGGAAATGTTTATTACAAACTTTCCAATACCGAAAATGCTGCAAATGCATTTGGCCCATGGGATCCAAAAGAATTTACAGTAGAAGATTCGGCCTTTGCTTTTATTACGATGGAAAATGGTGCAACTGTCTCACTTGAAGCGAGCTGGGCACTCAATACACTTGACGTCGATGAAGCCAAAACAACCCTTTGTGGAACAAAAGCCGGGGCAGATATGAGAGATGGCCTGCGCATTAATGGTGAGAAATTAAGTCGATTATATGTAACAAAGCCTGATCTTAACGCCGGTGGTGTTGCTTATTATGATGGTGGCACAGAGAGTCAAGCTGACCGCGAAGCAAGACTTTGGATTGAAAGCATCTTAAATGATACAGAACCATTTGTAAAACCTGAGCAAGCTTTAGTTGTTAGTGAAATACTTGAAGCGATTTATGAATCGTCTAAAACGGGTAAAACCATTTATTTTGATCAGAAAGAACAGTTCTCTACTTCAAGTTAA
- a CDS encoding S66 peptidase family protein, giving the protein MANKPPALQQGDTIGIVTLGSPLDPTVINARADYLRSLGYNVIFGEHVFDQDGFLAGTAEDRAADLMSMFTNDSVKMILPSRGGVGVAGILPFLDFDVIKQNPKILTGYSDITVLQNVLFQYADLLSFQSLLLIDFRPTTPDYNFDQFYSAVSAPIQTKPLTNPPEFPLISLVPGNVSGTLIGGNLTSFVDTLGTDFEIDTSGKILVIEETHEPINTVYRYLSHLKEAGVFDEVAGIIMGECTNCEEAYGVSYNDLIESFIVPLGKPLITNLKTAHGEYKAAVPIGARVNLDAVNSIITILEPTVS; this is encoded by the coding sequence ACCACCCGCATTACAGCAGGGAGATACAATTGGTATCGTCACACTTGGCAGTCCACTTGATCCAACCGTCATTAATGCTCGTGCCGATTACCTGCGGTCGCTAGGATATAATGTCATTTTTGGCGAACATGTCTTTGATCAAGATGGATTTCTTGCAGGTACAGCAGAAGATCGAGCTGCTGACCTGATGAGTATGTTTACTAACGATTCAGTAAAAATGATCCTTCCCTCACGTGGAGGTGTAGGTGTCGCTGGTATTCTGCCTTTTCTCGATTTTGATGTGATTAAGCAGAACCCCAAAATTTTAACTGGATATAGTGATATCACCGTTTTGCAGAATGTATTGTTTCAATATGCTGACTTACTTAGTTTTCAAAGTCTATTACTTATTGATTTTCGTCCCACAACTCCAGATTATAATTTTGACCAGTTTTACTCAGCTGTGTCAGCACCCATCCAAACAAAACCACTGACTAATCCACCTGAATTTCCGTTAATTAGTCTTGTCCCAGGAAATGTGTCTGGTACATTAATTGGTGGGAATCTGACATCCTTTGTCGACACGCTTGGTACAGACTTTGAGATTGATACAAGTGGAAAAATTCTCGTCATAGAAGAAACACATGAACCAATAAATACGGTCTATCGTTATTTAAGCCATTTAAAAGAAGCCGGCGTCTTTGATGAAGTGGCCGGTATCATTATGGGTGAGTGTACAAATTGTGAAGAAGCATATGGTGTTTCTTATAATGACCTCATAGAGAGCTTCATCGTCCCGCTAGGCAAACCCTTAATAACCAATCTCAAAACAGCCCATGGCGAGTATAAAGCCGCTGTGCCCATTGGCGCCCGTGTGAATTTAGATGCTGTGAACTCCATCATTACCATCCTTGAACCAACTGTAAGCTAG
- a CDS encoding MurR/RpiR family transcriptional regulator, which produces MREPVMYNFFAKLQNFIEASTDQSNSEVVIATYILKHVRTIPELSIYELAEACHTSPATVTRFCRKFDNVSYKELKEFAREFNDFNTTEVNQDQSLSMDFYFEELHEALYETEKMMKADNLKQVVNTLHQGKKIAFFGVTFSHVLARNAQIKFMRLGKYTSAYGNHENQLNDAISLDHEDVAIVISFSGETRFITRLIKVLKEQGNKIIAITGTTDAYLASQADYVIPVSKKKISQYKSPIIEEIVMQSAINVLYMAYSKLLEQKESM; this is translated from the coding sequence TTGAGGGAACCAGTTATGTATAACTTTTTTGCCAAACTACAGAATTTTATTGAAGCATCAACTGATCAAAGCAACTCAGAAGTAGTCATTGCAACGTATATTCTTAAGCATGTTCGTACCATTCCTGAGTTATCGATCTATGAGTTAGCAGAGGCCTGTCACACTTCACCAGCAACGGTGACTCGTTTTTGCCGGAAGTTTGACAATGTATCCTATAAGGAATTAAAGGAATTTGCGCGGGAGTTTAATGATTTTAATACAACAGAAGTTAATCAAGATCAATCATTAAGCATGGATTTTTATTTCGAGGAATTACATGAAGCTTTATATGAAACCGAAAAAATGATGAAAGCAGATAATCTGAAACAAGTTGTGAACACCCTACATCAAGGAAAAAAGATCGCTTTTTTTGGCGTTACCTTTTCGCATGTTCTCGCACGAAATGCGCAGATTAAATTTATGAGACTAGGCAAATATACATCCGCTTATGGGAATCATGAGAATCAATTAAATGATGCTATATCATTAGATCATGAAGATGTAGCGATAGTCATCTCATTCTCGGGAGAAACACGTTTTATTACCAGACTTATTAAAGTCTTAAAGGAGCAGGGGAACAAGATCATCGCAATCACAGGCACTACCGATGCGTATCTTGCGTCTCAAGCTGATTATGTGATTCCTGTAAGTAAGAAAAAGATTAGTCAGTATAAATCACCGATTATTGAAGAGATTGTGATGCAAAGTGCGATCAATGTGTTATATATGGCTTATTCGAAGTTGTTGGAACAGAAAGAAAGTATGTAA
- a CDS encoding carbohydrate ABC transporter permease: MKSSTELSKKTTPIQTHKSKRSNETLTGWLFASPWVIGLLLFFAYPLLSSIYYSFTDYSIFQAGEFIGLSNYQELFTDELFWISIGNTIYFALLFVPLSIIFGVALAMVLNMKIKGMSVYRTIFFLPTLVPHVALAILWIWLLNPEFGLINAALGTIGIDGPPWLGSTFWSKPSLILMSLWGMGQAVIIYLAGLGDISQEYYEAADVDGASFLQKTFKITLPLLTPVIFFNLVMGFIGAFQQFTLPYTMTDGSGSPADSLTFYVMYLYDNAFSYFRMGYASAMAWILFIIIMGLTAFVFWTSKRWVHYQGD, translated from the coding sequence ATGAAATCCAGTACAGAGCTTTCTAAAAAAACAACACCCATTCAGACACACAAGTCAAAACGATCTAATGAGACTTTAACCGGTTGGTTATTTGCTTCTCCTTGGGTTATTGGATTACTGTTATTTTTCGCGTATCCGTTGCTTTCTTCTATCTATTACAGCTTTACTGATTATAGTATTTTTCAAGCTGGTGAATTTATTGGATTAAGTAATTATCAAGAACTATTCACCGATGAATTATTTTGGATCTCAATTGGCAATACGATTTACTTTGCTCTACTCTTTGTACCTCTTAGTATCATTTTTGGTGTTGCCTTAGCTATGGTATTAAATATGAAAATCAAAGGCATGTCCGTTTACCGAACCATTTTTTTCTTACCAACACTCGTTCCACATGTTGCCCTTGCCATTCTGTGGATTTGGCTTTTGAATCCTGAGTTTGGCCTCATCAATGCGGCACTCGGAACCATTGGAATTGACGGACCTCCTTGGCTTGGAAGTACATTTTGGTCTAAACCCTCTCTAATCCTTATGTCGTTATGGGGAATGGGGCAAGCTGTCATTATTTATCTTGCCGGTTTAGGAGATATCTCTCAAGAATATTATGAGGCGGCAGATGTTGATGGAGCAAGCTTCTTACAAAAAACATTTAAGATTACACTTCCGCTATTAACTCCTGTTATCTTTTTTAACCTAGTCATGGGCTTCATTGGTGCATTCCAACAATTTACACTCCCTTATACGATGACAGACGGTTCTGGTAGCCCTGCTGATTCGTTAACGTTCTATGTTATGTACCTTTATGATAACGCTTTCAGTTATTTTAGAATGGGTTATGCTTCTGCCATGGCATGGATTCTCTTTATTATCATCATGGGTTTAACTGCTTTTGTATTTTGGACCTCAAAGAGATGGGTTCATTATCAAGGAGATTAA
- a CDS encoding GNAT family N-acetyltransferase, which yields MQLHINQKEIDLTLLNTLDADELFILTDQSRNYLRQWLPWLDQIKSVEDTRRFIDFSLKSYADNKSINVAIRYNEKMVGIAGFNELDWKSDIAKIGYWLADVHQGKGIMTAVAKALIDYAFYELKLNRVEIRVAEQNHKSRQIPKRLGFVEEGRIRQAEKLYDLYVDHIVYGILADEWKKPTVI from the coding sequence ATGCAATTACATATAAATCAAAAAGAGATAGACTTAACCTTACTAAATACGCTTGATGCAGATGAGCTTTTTATACTAACCGATCAATCGCGAAATTATCTTCGGCAGTGGCTCCCGTGGTTAGATCAAATAAAAAGCGTTGAGGATACTAGAAGATTTATTGATTTTTCCTTAAAAAGCTATGCGGACAATAAGAGTATAAATGTTGCGATTAGATATAACGAGAAAATGGTTGGGATTGCTGGGTTTAATGAGCTTGATTGGAAAAGTGACATAGCAAAGATAGGATACTGGTTGGCGGATGTTCATCAAGGTAAAGGGATTATGACGGCTGTTGCGAAAGCTCTAATCGATTACGCATTTTACGAGTTAAAGCTAAATAGAGTAGAGATACGTGTAGCGGAGCAAAATCATAAAAGTAGGCAGATACCAAAACGATTAGGTTTTGTAGAGGAAGGTCGAATTCGACAAGCTGAAAAACTGTATGATCTCTACGTAGACCATATCGTGTACGGAATACTTGCTGATGAATGGAAAAAACCAACTGTAATCTAG
- a CDS encoding sugar phosphate isomerase/epimerase family protein — translation MKKIGLQLYSVKERCSENFFGTLDAVAKAGYDGVEFAGYHGKTSKELNNHLKNNQLKAAGSHVGIQELESNLEGVIEYSLEIENPFIVCPGLPDHYRDSTDAYKRTAELFSRIGETVSAAGLTFGYHNHDIELQTFDGEYGLDLLFAHSDARHVFMELDTYWLEATGLKSVDWIHRYKDRIKALHIKDMNNLTEKRNVEVGSGVMDFKKIVTAASAQNIDWYIVEQEEFSMDEFKSIAISSAYLKTIL, via the coding sequence ATGAAAAAAATTGGGTTACAGCTGTATTCAGTAAAAGAACGTTGTTCTGAGAACTTTTTTGGGACACTTGATGCTGTTGCAAAAGCCGGCTATGATGGTGTTGAATTTGCAGGATATCACGGAAAAACGAGTAAAGAATTAAATAACCATCTTAAAAACAATCAATTAAAAGCCGCAGGAAGTCATGTTGGCATCCAAGAGCTTGAATCTAATCTTGAAGGCGTTATTGAGTATTCGCTTGAAATTGAAAACCCTTTCATTGTTTGTCCTGGTCTTCCCGATCATTATCGAGATAGTACAGATGCGTATAAACGGACTGCTGAACTTTTCTCACGTATTGGTGAAACGGTCTCAGCCGCTGGCCTAACATTCGGCTACCATAATCATGATATTGAATTACAGACGTTTGATGGAGAGTATGGGCTTGATTTATTGTTCGCTCACAGTGATGCACGCCATGTCTTTATGGAGCTTGATACATATTGGCTTGAGGCAACTGGCTTAAAATCTGTTGACTGGATTCATCGCTATAAAGACCGAATTAAAGCACTGCATATTAAAGACATGAACAACCTGACAGAGAAACGAAATGTTGAGGTTGGCTCAGGAGTAATGGATTTCAAGAAGATTGTTACAGCAGCAAGTGCACAAAATATAGATTGGTACATTGTTGAACAAGAAGAATTTAGTATGGATGAATTTAAATCAATTGCGATAAGTTCTGCGTATTTAAAAACAATTTTATAA